A genome region from Coffea arabica cultivar ET-39 chromosome 7e, Coffea Arabica ET-39 HiFi, whole genome shotgun sequence includes the following:
- the LOC113701385 gene encoding uncharacterized protein codes for MALPTAMVSPVAVAPSSMVTRSRQKGLSFIASKPITGTTTPPPQMCLILKFRCLTINANQAKLLPTESESWNVAINTEAYFTKGPQSWKHALRAAAISSSDAEGGKNVQQLAEPSRPRLSRKERNPKCLSSSAAQKVMLDHFQIVKYPLITDLTMRVMIENNTLTFVVDKRADKNNIKAAAKKMFKIETKKVNTLIMPSGNKKAYLTLIPDQKAVEVAKKIKII; via the exons atggCTTTGCCTACTGCAATGGTTTCTCCGGTGGCTGTTGCTCCCTCAAGCATGGTCACCCGCAGTCGGCAAAAGGGTCTCAGTTTCATTGCCTCGAAACCAATTACCGGTACAACTACTCCACCGCCTCAAATGTGTTTGATTTTAAAGTTCCGTTGTTTGACGATTAACGCTAATCAAGCTAAGTTG CTTCCCACTGAGTCTGAGAGCTGGAATGTTGCTATTAATACTGAAGCTTATTTTACCAAGGGGCCCCAATCTTGGAAGCATGCTTTGAGAGCTGCAGCAATATCCAGCTCAGATGCCGAGGGAGGTAAGAATGTTCAACAATTGGCTGAACCTAGTCGGCCAAGGTTGTCTAGGAAGGAAAGAAATCCCAAATGTCTTAGCAGTAGTGCAGCCCAAAAAGTGATGCTTGACCATTTCCAGATTGTCAAATATCCCTTAATTACTGATTTGACCATGCGAGTGATGATAGAAAACAACACTCTAACTTTTGTCGTGGATAAACGTGCTGACAAGAATAACATAAAGGCAGCTGCCAAGAAGATGTTTAAGATTGAGACCAAGAAAGTAAATACATTGATCATGCCCAGTGGTAATAAGAAAGCATATCTAACGTTGATACCTGATCAGAAAGCTGTTGAGGTAGCAAAGAAGATCAAAATCATATGA
- the LOC113700371 gene encoding growth-regulating factor 1 isoform X2 — protein MDFGMITTEGVGGDASCNGAGSEPFGISLEKRGGSGVLKTERSGSIQESLRVSKSARAGEFCIFSQGQIPALLRSGSGLPGNNGQTMISFSSQSQIPYFSDEDASKTSAFPFFIAPPDPLCPRTSGYATEKSTEGMRGPFAKFRGPFTPSQWMELEHQALIYKYIIANVPVPSHLLIPLRKSFNPCAFSSLSSGSYGSSSLGWGSFHLGFAGSTDPEPGRCRRTDGKKWRCSRDAVPDQKYCERHINRGRHRSRKPVEGQNGHAVSGSTASKVAPIASSSSASVMSSSSASNSLGAVQHSFKNLHTRADNASTEHLVSRMQDLHGLSAAGDSINLKSKDSPFSIQKQHAIFRGSSQTEFGVVSPDSLLNPSQRCSRMSSKTSDSLLGFNDHETQNQHLLRHFIDKCPKDQSHRASISWPEELKSDWTQLSMSIPMSTSDFSSSSRSPRQDKPTLSPLRLAREIDPIQMGLSVTKDVVGQNQKQANWLPASWGNSILGGPLGEVLNSTSSNVGAFKSSSTLNLMTDVWDNSLQMGCSPTGVLQKSTFVSLSNSSSGSSPRTDNKKAPEGYKVRIIKN, from the exons ATGGATTTTGGGATGATAACAACTGAAGGTGTAGGTGGGGATGCTTCATGCAATGGTGCTGGTTCAGAGCCATTTGGGATCAGTCTAGAAAAGAGAGGAGGATCTGGGGTGCTCAAAACTGAGAGATCTGGTTCTATTCAGGAGAGTTTGAGGGTGTCTAAATCTGCTAGGGCTGGTGAATTTTGCATCTTTTCACAAGGCCAAATTCCTGCTTTGCTGAGATCTGGTTCAGGTCTCCCTGGGAATAATGGACAGACTATGATCAGTTTCTCATCTCAGTCCCAAATTCCTTATTTTAGTGATGAAGATGCCTCCAAAACctcagcttttccattctttaTCGCCCCACCAGACCCCCTTTGTCCAAGAACTTCAG GTTATGCTACGGAAAAGTCGACTGAGGGCATGCGTGGGCCATTTGCTAAGTTCAGAGGCCCCTTCACTCCCTCTCAGTGGATGGAGCTGGAGCATCAGGCTTTGATCTACAAATACATTATTGCAAATGTCCCAGTTCCTTCACACTTGCTCATCCCTCTTAGAAAATCTTTCAACCCATGCGCCTTTTCCAGCTTGTCTTCTGGATCCTATGGCTCCAGTTCGT TGGGATGGGGTTCTTTCCATCTAGGTTTTGCTGGCAGCACTGATCCCGAGCCTGGGAGGTGCCGTCGAACAGATGGAAAGAAATGGCGGTGCTCAAGAGATGCTGTTCCTGACCAAAAATACTGTGAAAGACACATCAACAGAGGCCGCCATCGTTCAAGAAAGCCTGTGGAAGGCCAGAATGGCCATGCTGTCTCTGGATCCACTGCTTCAAAGGTGGCACCGATTGCTTCATCTTCATCAGCATCGGTGATGTCCAGCAGCAGCGCCTCCAACAGCCTTGGTGCTGTACAGCACTCTTTTAAGAATTTGCACACCCGTGCTGATAATGCTTCAACTGAACATCTTGTGAGCAG GATGCAAGATCTTCATGGCCTCTCCGCCGCAGGAGATTCCATCAACTTGAAATCCAAAGACTCGCCATTCTCCATTCAAAAGCAGCATGCCATATTCAGGGGATCCTCTCAGACTGAATTTGGAGTTGTCTCCCCTGATTCCCTTCTTAATCCTTCTCAAAGATGCTCCAGGATGAGTTCTAAAACCTCTGATTCTCTATTAGGCTTCAATGACCATGAGACACAGAACCAACATCTGCTTCGgcattttattgataaatgtcCCAAGGATCAATCTCATCGTGCCTCTATTTCCTGGCCTGAAGAACTGAAATCAGACTGGACACAGCTGTCGATGTCGATCCCCATGTCTACCTCAgatttttcttcatcttcaagaTCTCCTCGGCAGGATAAACCAACTCTTTCTCCCCTAAGGTTAGCTCGTGAGATTGACCCTATCCAGATGGGATTGAGCGTGACTAAGGACGTCGTTGGGCAGAACCAAAAGCAGGCAAACTGGCTACCAGCTTCTTGGGGAAATTCAATTTTAGGTGGGCCGCTGGGAGAGGTTTTGAATAGCACTTCTAGCAACGTAGGAGCTTTCAAGAGCTCATCTACTCTGAACCTCATGACAGACGTCTGGGATAATAGCCTTCAGATGGGATGCTCTCCTACTGGGGTGCTACAGAAGTCAACTTTCGTCTCTCTTTCAAATAGCAGCTCGGGGAGTAGCCCAAGAACTGACAACAAGAAAGCTCCTGAAG GGTATAAAGTCAGAATCATCAAGAATTGA
- the LOC113700371 gene encoding growth-regulating factor 1 isoform X1, with protein sequence MDFGMITTEGVGGDASCNGAGSEPFGISLEKRGGSGVLKTERSGSIQESLRVSKSARAGEFCIFSQGQIPALLRSGSGLPGNNGQTMISFSSQSQIPYFSDEDASKTSAFPFFIAPPDPLCPRTSGYATEKSTEGMRGPFAKFRGPFTPSQWMELEHQALIYKYIIANVPVPSHLLIPLRKSFNPCAFSSLSSGSYGSSSLGWGSFHLGFAGSTDPEPGRCRRTDGKKWRCSRDAVPDQKYCERHINRGRHRSRKPVEGQNGHAVSGSTASKVAPIASSSSASVMSSSSASNSLGAVQHSFKNLHTRADNASTEHLVSRMQDLHGLSAAGDSINLKSKDSPFSIQKQHAIFRGSSQTEFGVVSPDSLLNPSQRCSRMSSKTSDSLLGFNDHETQNQHLLRHFIDKCPKDQSHRASISWPEELKSDWTQLSMSIPMSTSDFSSSSRSPRQDKPTLSPLRLAREIDPIQMGLSVTKDVVGQNQKQANWLPASWGNSILGGPLGEVLNSTSSNVGAFKSSSTLNLMTDVWDNSLQMGCSPTGVLQKSTFVSLSNSSSGSSPRTDNKKAPEGATLCDDILGSTLAHSTSIPSM encoded by the exons ATGGATTTTGGGATGATAACAACTGAAGGTGTAGGTGGGGATGCTTCATGCAATGGTGCTGGTTCAGAGCCATTTGGGATCAGTCTAGAAAAGAGAGGAGGATCTGGGGTGCTCAAAACTGAGAGATCTGGTTCTATTCAGGAGAGTTTGAGGGTGTCTAAATCTGCTAGGGCTGGTGAATTTTGCATCTTTTCACAAGGCCAAATTCCTGCTTTGCTGAGATCTGGTTCAGGTCTCCCTGGGAATAATGGACAGACTATGATCAGTTTCTCATCTCAGTCCCAAATTCCTTATTTTAGTGATGAAGATGCCTCCAAAACctcagcttttccattctttaTCGCCCCACCAGACCCCCTTTGTCCAAGAACTTCAG GTTATGCTACGGAAAAGTCGACTGAGGGCATGCGTGGGCCATTTGCTAAGTTCAGAGGCCCCTTCACTCCCTCTCAGTGGATGGAGCTGGAGCATCAGGCTTTGATCTACAAATACATTATTGCAAATGTCCCAGTTCCTTCACACTTGCTCATCCCTCTTAGAAAATCTTTCAACCCATGCGCCTTTTCCAGCTTGTCTTCTGGATCCTATGGCTCCAGTTCGT TGGGATGGGGTTCTTTCCATCTAGGTTTTGCTGGCAGCACTGATCCCGAGCCTGGGAGGTGCCGTCGAACAGATGGAAAGAAATGGCGGTGCTCAAGAGATGCTGTTCCTGACCAAAAATACTGTGAAAGACACATCAACAGAGGCCGCCATCGTTCAAGAAAGCCTGTGGAAGGCCAGAATGGCCATGCTGTCTCTGGATCCACTGCTTCAAAGGTGGCACCGATTGCTTCATCTTCATCAGCATCGGTGATGTCCAGCAGCAGCGCCTCCAACAGCCTTGGTGCTGTACAGCACTCTTTTAAGAATTTGCACACCCGTGCTGATAATGCTTCAACTGAACATCTTGTGAGCAG GATGCAAGATCTTCATGGCCTCTCCGCCGCAGGAGATTCCATCAACTTGAAATCCAAAGACTCGCCATTCTCCATTCAAAAGCAGCATGCCATATTCAGGGGATCCTCTCAGACTGAATTTGGAGTTGTCTCCCCTGATTCCCTTCTTAATCCTTCTCAAAGATGCTCCAGGATGAGTTCTAAAACCTCTGATTCTCTATTAGGCTTCAATGACCATGAGACACAGAACCAACATCTGCTTCGgcattttattgataaatgtcCCAAGGATCAATCTCATCGTGCCTCTATTTCCTGGCCTGAAGAACTGAAATCAGACTGGACACAGCTGTCGATGTCGATCCCCATGTCTACCTCAgatttttcttcatcttcaagaTCTCCTCGGCAGGATAAACCAACTCTTTCTCCCCTAAGGTTAGCTCGTGAGATTGACCCTATCCAGATGGGATTGAGCGTGACTAAGGACGTCGTTGGGCAGAACCAAAAGCAGGCAAACTGGCTACCAGCTTCTTGGGGAAATTCAATTTTAGGTGGGCCGCTGGGAGAGGTTTTGAATAGCACTTCTAGCAACGTAGGAGCTTTCAAGAGCTCATCTACTCTGAACCTCATGACAGACGTCTGGGATAATAGCCTTCAGATGGGATGCTCTCCTACTGGGGTGCTACAGAAGTCAACTTTCGTCTCTCTTTCAAATAGCAGCTCGGGGAGTAGCCCAAGAACTGACAACAAGAAAGCTCCTGAAGGTGCGACCCTCTGCGATGATATTCTTGGTTCAACTCTTGCACATTCAACATCTATTCCATCCATGTGA